The Vitis vinifera cultivar Pinot Noir 40024 chromosome 3, ASM3070453v1 region TCCACATTGCCAAAGACCTTAACATATTATTGGAGTTTCTTTCCCGGGGTGTGTGCTCCAGAAGTTTGTAAATTGGAACCACATTGTCTAAAATTCACATGGATTTCGTTGGACAACGTTTTCAAAGAacaatttcagaaaataaattttgaggCAGTcgtttgaaaaacaattttgttttcaataatgtttgagaatttaaaatgttttcattttcaaacttttttttaataataatttttaatgatttctattgtataattattttttaaaatgatttatataaaataagtgaaaataacttaaaacaattACTAAATGTGTTTGactctaaaaacacttttctattttttaaaacaaaaaattgtttttaaaaataattttttaatttttttcgaaaaaatcaatatttggaAAAAGATAGATGcttccattatatatatatatatatatatatatatttttcatattcttaatATTCTCaaccatatttttgttttattcatgTCAAAtagatttaataaatatatttgatatgacAAACCCTTTTGGATGACTATATCATAAATGAAATAGTTATAAATTTCACCTATGCCGAGATACGTAATTGGGTCACACGAGagcaaaaaaatgatttatttactataatattatattttatcattttttataaaatgctAATTTAATTCATCTTTCCTAAAGTTTTGGTTAAATACAATTAACcttcatttatttgaaatttaatgaaatatttctcatatatttttcatttattatttttatttaccttcTTTCTCACTCAATAGAATAGACatttgattaaatttgaaaCCAATAAGAGTCGAGTGTATCAAGGCAAAGTCTCATGGAggttaatgaaattaacccttttaTAAAATAGCAAAGAGATTTGCATGCCCAAAGCGTTTATGCACTTTGTTTTGCTTTAAAATCCTTATGGAAACCAATTAACACATCTTCTTCAACAAAGAATAAAACATCAAACCCTTTTTTGTCTATTGTTCGTCTATAGATCTCTGGAGCAGGCTAATAGATGGGCATGCCCAATAAGACCTCACCTTGATGGTTAGCTATCACAAACCATTCAACTCATTTGAAGCAAACTCttatatagaagaaaataagttaGCACCTAACCATTTCTCTTTGATGGTCAAGTTAATTAAGAGATCGTAGGGAATATGAGATAATTGGAAACTGATTAGCTTTAGGTTTGTGATCCAATTTTGATGCCAAGTAAATATAGTCATTACTTAgattgtttcattttttgtgCTTGGATCTCCTTAAGTGCATACAAAATTCCCAAGGCTACTAGATCTTAGCAATGGAAGCattcaaaaccaaaatcaaatcTAGTATCATGCGTTAGATATGCTTACCAAAGATTTGGACATTCCTAGATCATTTCATATCAATGTAAACATGTGTCGAATATGAAATAGTCATTATAGATCTTATTAACCCATTGATCTTCCACTCAATAACTCCTCATTGAAATTTGGCACTTACATGATGGAGATTTGAAGGATAGAGGTTATGGGTTCTCTCTATGAAATGTAAGGGAGAATGAAAAAAGTTTGAAGCCTTAAcccttaaaggggtatttataggcttcctataggcttaagtaacttgagctTACCTtgagcttaagtcacttaatttaaccgaaaaaaaatgttttaattgattaattaaccttattaggttaattaatcaattagcttaaTTCAGAGGTACCGTTCACTAACTCCTATACAACctcaaatatttatcaaaatgcccttatgcacataagtgaactaaGAATCAATCCAATCCTCAAAACCATGTCattaaggaatatgagcttaagTGAGGATTGTTGGCACCTATAGGACAATCTTGGcttcctcaaaatctcattttgaagtttactcaaaatctcattatgaAGTTtactcaaaatctcattatgaAGTTtactcaaaatctcattttgaaGTTTATTCAACATCTTATTACAAAAAGTCAATTGAactctagtaccctatgtaaataataatgacaCAGAAAGTGCTTAGGCCTATGACCTTATATAGTCTCACCATGAACTAGCAtctataatctaataaggtgaatGTTATAAGTCTCTCAAGATTATCTTTACAATATTTAAGTTACAGATCCTTCGATTTTGTGATAAACTAAGATATCTAGTTCAtgagagcatatgtcaaatttcagtTAAGAAATTACTACGACCACAAATTTTACAATCACGTATCTTTAGGATCATTCAAGGGGATACGTTGCCtcaaagtccatgagatatcatagtacttctattgagaatacttgttacTATCAACTTttatcaatagtgactcaatttATAGAGAATATATAATCACTTTAGGATATCACTAGTAGGCCAAAATCATTGCAAACTTTGGCATAcgttcaatattctctcaagttAAGAGACAATACAACATATCGACTTGGTGAAATCATGACTACCCGATAGTTTTACATCATGACTTATCGTAAGTCCTGTCTAATGTGTAATTGTATACAATAATGTCTTCACCATGGGAACCTCATCCCAATGATCAAGACCAACTATCCCTCCAATTTGAAGTTAATGCTACAACCTTAAAATGATTGCCTAAGTCCACAAATCGACTCTGAACGAATCATCTACTTGTAAAGAATCCATAATTTGTATTTTCCTTATAACCCCTAATATcctcaagtcatgtacaatgtaagagatgttAGACCATAATGCTTGTAAGATAAAACGCATGGAAtaatgatagataaaagtgaaattggaataatattaaataaataataaattccaaatttgttaaATTATGTCATACTTCTAAAGGTTTTATCCTAACAATTGCCTCCTATTTAGATACAACAGTGTGAGCATAGGAACGGAGGGCCAAATTTTAAGGCTTGTCTTAGGTCTGGATACGTCTAGAGGGAATCAACACATCAGTAAAGGATTAGTACTTAGGCTAGTCTACAAGCCACCATTGTTTTGTGGGAATGCATATCTTAATAGGAAAAATGACCCTCCTACTGAATTCGAATGAGAAAGAGGTCTCCCTAATCAAATTCTACTTAGTAGTTTGGTACACCAAAAATACTTTAAGTAGTTCATGTACCAATTTGCCTTTAgtcttctctatttttctcttaAGGCAATCGTGAATGGTTCAATTCATAACTTTGGTCTAATTATTGCTTTATGGGAACCTCAAAGTCAAGTAAAAGTTCTGAATATTAAGATTCTCATAAAAAGACATGAAGAGGGGTGACTACCAAATTGTAACCCATTGTTGAACACTAGTGTATGAGGGATCCTGAATTGACATGGTATATTCTTCTATACGAATTTCTTTGCATCTAAGTTTTGGGTATTAGAATACACTTCTACCTCAACATACTTGGTGAAGTTGTTGATGGCGATGAGAAGGTAGCACTTTTGCACAAGTGATGTAGGCAAGTAATCTGATAATGTCTAGCCCCCATTATGTGAACAAACATGTACTGATAACGAGAGTAAGATGTCCAGAGGTACAAGATAGGCACGTATTGTTAATACTTATCAATTTGAGTACATAGGGGGTAATGTCTTTTTATATGTTTGACCAAAAATATCCTCGAAAAAAAGCATAATAGGCAAGTGATCGCCCCTTAAAGTGGTTGTCCCATTgttcttcatatatttttcccAAAATGTAGTTTACTTCTTTGAAGCATAATATCGTGGTGTGGGACCACTAAATATCAGGTTGCGTACATTATTTGGCATCATCCCTACTTGCTTGGGGCCATTTTTTGCCAAGGGTTCTAATATTACTAATGTTAGAATAAAGCTCTTAAAAACATAACTTAATGTAACAATGATGgatttattattgattatttatttattaataaaattcatatttcctAACTTATCTAGCAGTCTCATGCATTATACTTTTTAAGCATTTTGATCTAGCATCTTTTATATTGTACATTATTTGGGTGTATTGAGAATTGTATAAAATATCCAAATTATGAGTTCCTTGAAAGTAAATGATTAGTTCATAGTTGATTCATGAACATAGACAATCTATTTGAGGGTGTAGTGAGTATATCTCCTAACTTGAGAGATGGCTAGACTTGGTTACCAAGAAAGGGTTCCCATGGTAAATGTACTAATATGTATGATTATACATTGGATATGACATCTGGTAAATTATAACATCAACTATCGAATAGTCATGATCTCACAAAGCTATTATACTATATGAtttctcaaccttaagagaatattgggTTTGTAATGAGTTTTACCTATAAATGAGATCCTAAGGAAGTCATCTATTCTCTATGGATTGGGTTACTCATTTGAGAgattataatatttcaaaaaattgaaatagtgTATCCTATTAAGTTATTCTAAGGATatatatttaggatatctataGTTATGATAGTTCTTTAATTTGAGTTTGATATATACTCTTTGTAAGTTAGAATGTGTCAGTTAATcatacaatataaaaatataaactttaaagATTATGTAAGTAATATTGAGAGGTTGATAACATTAACCTAGAATATGATTTTTCGGGAGTTTGTATACATTGAATAATAGATTAGGGACCTGaggatgatattttttattaacaaaaatatatttaattaaatatttttttaaatgatggttattattttaaaaacctttttgaaATATTCAAGCCAACCCTGCAAAAGGGTTATACACTTACACTAGACCAGATAATATCTCTCTCCACCAACCACCTCAGCAATCAGACAGAGTCTGTACAGTGAGCTGTTATATACAAAAATCCGAAAATATTTGTACATCGTTTTCAATACATCGGACTTGTGAACCTGTTTTCTCTTCTCTCTTGGATAAGATCTGTAGAATATTAGATACAGAGTGACCCCACCTCCgacccatattttttttcccctctaaaACTTCCCTTTGGAATCTTTAATAATCCAACCAAAGCAAAAGGGCAAAAACAAACGACTACCCAGTATTGTTTGATGAATTTGAGGAACTGGGTTGCTCTCCATTTCTCGTCTAATTCATTGTGGCCACAgtgatttatttctttttcctttttgtttttgtattttgaAAGCGATTTGAGAAATTATAAGAACCGTTAATTGGATTACGTAGACTGTATTGAGGCCACAGAAGTAAAGGCAGAAAGCTCTGTTTTGTCAGATTTTTGTGGTGGGTTTTTATTTCTAGGGTTtgataatcatttttcttttattttttataatgttgCTTTCCATATGACGTATTCAGAGCTGTTTTCATTGCTATGGTGACTTTAACTACCCTGTTTGTAATAAAAGCAATCATACACATGATCCTTGTTAGGTTTTATATGAATGTATCTCAATAACTACAGAGAACTTCATAAGAAAAATCACTTAAATACATGTATTAATCTAACCTTGGGAATCATAAATTCCTGCAAAAACCTACACTTTTTTTCCCTGTTGAAGATATGtgtggtgatttttttttttttctgttcattaaaagaaattcataattttgtttgtttgtgtgaCGTATCTATATATCGTGTATTGCCTGCAAATTTGTTGGACCTTGTGGGGATACATCTTGTCTGTTTATCCTGAGCATCACTGCTCAGGGAGTTTGCAGAATAATTAGACGGCTTTAATATTTATTAGACATTCATATCAAATTCTTTTCTAGTGTTTTATCTTCTCTGCTTTGGCGCTGCTGGTAGGTTTATCTACTGttcaaatcaatattttttttctttttaatgtgcTAAATTGGTGTTGTGGGCtgatctttattttttgtttttctctccaGAGTGGCTAGAAGTCAATTCAGCTTTTGCTATCAAGTTTGGGTGGGTTTCAACACCTCAAATTGGCTTCTCTTATGCTATATCTTTCATTTTTCTGTTCCATCTTCTTATcccttcttttatctttttgttgttttgtttctGTGCTTAGATGTTTTTGCCTGGTTGAATCTTCCTTTCTCAATTActtcttgtttctttctttaattCAATTCCATCATAAATCAAAAGTAACATCTAAAGGTCCCAATCTTTTGCTTAAGCGCTTTGTGTTGATGGATTTCATTTCCTTCCTGAGACTGAGTTTACCTTCTTCTCTCCCTTTTCCATCTTCTTTATTAAGGGGCCCTGTCCCTCTCAATTGGGTTTCTTTGATTATGAAGAGAAAGTTGTTTTCCCATGTAGAATAGTTGGGCTTTGTCTCTTTTCTATAAGAATTCAGACTCCCTTTCCCCCTCTCTTCTCATTTTCTGAGCAGTTAGGTTTCTAATTTGTTCTTGTTTGCGCTGGAAGTGCCTGAATTATGTTGTATGAACTGCTCTGATTTTGCTTTATGGGTGTTTCTGCAGGTTCTCCATGCCCATCATGAGCTTCATTTCTCTGGGTGTTCCCTTTCTTCATCTCAATCAATGTGGAAGGTTTTCATTGAGAAGGATTAAACACTAAAGCATGGAGAAATCTTATGAACCAGCAAATGGAAATGGATTTACTGATAATGGTCATAGGACCATGAGGTACTCTCCTTATCAGCCTTGTATTAAGGTATCATTATCTTGGCTGGATATAAGAGTTTTCTATGTTAGAGTTAGTAAATGTGAGATTGATGATTCCACTCCTGAGTACCTTACTCTGAATCATATTCCACTGAATCGAGATACCCTTCTTGAAGTAAACGGTGTAAGAAGTAGCATCTATTCAGATGGTGTATCGACTCTTCTGAGAAGGGATCGGTTAGATAAAAAATCTGAAGAAGCTACATTTGTGAGCACTGATAGTGTAAGGATGACAGGGAGTGTTAAGTTTGAGGTCTTTGATAAGGATGTTCTAGTGCTATATGGAGTCTTAGAAATGTCTAATAGTAATGGGTGCACTGGAAAATCAAAAAACATCGGCCAGAGATGGAGCATGACTTGTGAATTAGACATCGTCCCAGGCACCAGCTTCTTGAAGGGGAAACAATATATGGGTGGTCCAGAGTCAGCTTCACCAGCAATTGAGGTTTACATTGCGGGTTGCTTCTCAGCTACTCCAATTATATTAACTAAAACTTTGCAACTTACCCTTAGGAAGAAGCAAATCCGGAAGGGCATGTTGGATTCTATACCAGAGTATGATGCTACTGAATGCCAGAAAGATGAAACAGCTGGGCTTTCTTTACAGGTATTTGCTAATGGGATTTTATCCAATTTTGTGGTGCTACTGTCTTGCTACCATAATCttgaatttaaaatagtttatatgCTTCGATTCCAGTTTATGATGTTGTTCATCTTCTACTTTTGTGATGCATTGAGCTCTCCCATGTTTAATCCCCTTGTGTAATTGCTGCCTGAATGATTTACTCTCTTGTACCATGTTCTCAATGCAGAAATTATTGATGCTATTGTCTGGTGAATGCAATCTTATCCTAGACGGGTCAGGAGAGTATGGGGGGCTGGCACATGTTTTTACGCTCTGGGATAATATAGtattctcttcttcattttgtgGGACATGTTTTCCATGATCTGTTTGATCCTGACATGGCTGTCCAGATATGTCGTTAGCTTTGATCCCGCTTCTCCCAACGTTTGTGTTTTTGAATTTCTCAATAAATTGGTTAACAATTTTGCAGTTACACATACCTAAGCCTGATCTTTCTTTATTGGGCAGTGTCATCTTGTTGCTTCCAGAATATCTTGTATGCAGGTCCCTAATGGGctgcaaaaaatgaaaaacagctATATCCTTTCTCCATAAAACACACAAACTCACTGATTTGTTCATGAATGTAAAGATGTTAAAGCTGTTTTGTTTGTGCTATACTTGAGATCATACTGCACTCAGTTCACTAGTAGGAAGCATATACCGAATGAAAATGGACATATCATATCCCACATGGTGCTCTTCCTTTCAAGCATCTGTTCATTTGCAGCATAGACTGAGAGCTGCAGCAATGTGTAATGCAAGTCCTGCGTGATTTTGGTTTGGTGTAAACCAGCTTACCTCccaaagtatatatatatatatatatctctggTTATAAGCTCATTTAGATTATTTTCCTCCTAACACCGAACTCGTCTTAGGGGGACAGAGTGACACTACTAGTTCCGTtcataattctattttaattgtACGACTCCTTtgttaattattggtttttctcACAGGAAAACCGCCTAAGGATCCTAATTCAGTATAATTCACATTCATCATTTGCTACATCACATTCTCTTCAGTTGGCACCTAATCTCCTGTATTCCATTTCTGTAGATGTTGCAGATATCGGAACACCCAAACTACAAACCAGAAAATGAAGACTACAACAGCTTGTACTCAGGGACAGAGTATTTGGAAGGTGAAGATGGGGAGCTCTCATGGTTCACTGCTGGAGTAAGGGTGGGTGTTGGGATTGGCCTCAGCATTTGTCTCGGAATCGGCATAGGAGTGGGGCTGCTGGTCAGGACCTACCAAGGCACCACCAACAACTTCAGAAGGCGG contains the following coding sequences:
- the LOC100853422 gene encoding uncharacterized protein At1g01500 isoform X1; the encoded protein is MEKSYEPANGNGFTDNGHRTMRYSPYQPCIKVSLSWLDIRVFYVRVSKCEIDDSTPEYLTLNHIPLNRDTLLEVNGVRSSIYSDGVSTLLRRDRLDKKSEEATFVSTDSVRMTGSVKFEVFDKDVLVLYGVLEMSNSNGCTGKSKNIGQRWSMTCELDIVPGTSFLKGKQYMGGPESASPAIEVYIAGCFSATPIILTKTLQLTLRKKQIRKGMLDSIPEYDATECQKDETAGLSLQMLQISEHPNYKPENEDYNSLYSGTEYLEGEDGELSWFTAGVRVGVGIGLSICLGIGIGVGLLVRTYQGTTNNFRRRLL
- the LOC100853422 gene encoding uncharacterized protein At1g01500 isoform X2 — translated: MEKSYEPANGNGFTDNGHRTMRYSPYQPCIKVSLSWLDIRVFYVRVSKCEIDDSTPEYLTLNHIPLNRDTLLEVNGVRSSIYSDGVSTLLRRDRLDKKSEEATFVSTDSVRMTGSVKFEVFDKDVLVLYGVLEMSNSNGCTGKSKNIGQRWSMTCELDIVPGTSFLKGKQYMGGPESASPAIEVYIAGCFSATPIILTKTLQLTLRKKQIRKGMLDSIPEYDATECQKDETAGLSLQKLLMLLSGECNLILDGSGEYGGLAHVFTLWDNIVFSSSFCGTCFP